Below is a window of Oscillospiraceae bacterium DNA.
CATTCGGAAGAATAAGAGCAAGCGTGATCTGGCGCTGATTTTCAGCGAGGTCAAGGCGAATGCGGCCTCGGTTTATACCACCAATCTGGTCAAGGGCGCGCCGTTAGTTGTGACCAAAACTCATCTTGCCGACGGAAAGGCGCAGGCGATCATTTGCAACAGCGGCAACGCCAACACCTGCAACGCAGACGGCATTGAAATTGCGGAGAAAATGAGTGATTTACTTGCGGACGCTTTGAAAATCAGCTCGTCGGATGTGGTGGTCGCCTCGACCGGGGTCATCGGGCAGCCGCTGCCGATTGAGCCGATTCAAAACGGTATTCCGGCGCTTGTGAGCTCGCTCGGCGACAACAGCGAACAGGCCGCCGAGGGCATTATGACCACCGATACGAAATTAAAACAGATCGCGGTTAGTTTTGTGATCGGCGGAAAGGAATGCAAGATCGGCGGTATCGCCAAGGGTTCGGGGATGATCCATCCCGACATGGCGACGATGCTCGTGTTCATCACGACCGACTGTGCGATTTCGAGTGCGTTGCTGCAAAAAGCGCTCTCGAGCGATATTCAGAGCACGTTCAACATGGTCAGCGTCGACGGCGACACCTCGACCAACGACATGGTCACGATTCTGGCGAACGGAC
It encodes the following:
- a CDS encoding bifunctional ornithine acetyltransferase/N-acetylglutamate synthase, which gives rise to MNEDTIKIVDGGVCAAKGFKAGGVHCGIRKNKSKRDLALIFSEVKANAASVYTTNLVKGAPLVVTKTHLADGKAQAIICNSGNANTCNADGIEIAEKMSDLLADALKISSSDVVVASTGVIGQPLPIEPIQNGIPALVSSLGDNSEQAAEGIMTTDTKLKQIAVSFVIGGKECKIGGIAKGSGMIHPDMATMLVFITTDCAISSALLQKALSSDIQSTFNMVSVDGDTSTNDMVTILANG